From one Neorhizobium galegae genomic stretch:
- a CDS encoding amino acid ABC transporter ATP-binding protein produces MTEVNANASAAATRGTSELAVRMEGVNKWYGGFHALKDVDLSVNRGERIVICGPSGSGKSTLIRCINQLETIQKGKIVVDGHDLTAGAKNVDIVRQETGMVFQQFNLFPHMTVLENCTLAPMKVRGISKVEAEKTARKYLERVRIPEQAEKYPAQLSGGQQQRVAIARALCMNPKIMLFDEPTSALDPEMVKEVLDTMIDLAKEGMTMLCVTHEMGFARQVADRVIFMDRGEILETAAPEEFFGNPKNERLKIFLGQIS; encoded by the coding sequence ATGACTGAGGTGAACGCAAACGCATCGGCCGCGGCCACGCGAGGAACTTCCGAACTCGCCGTGCGCATGGAAGGCGTCAACAAGTGGTATGGCGGCTTTCACGCGCTGAAGGACGTCGACCTGTCGGTCAACCGGGGGGAGCGGATCGTCATCTGCGGCCCTTCCGGCTCCGGCAAGTCGACGCTGATCCGCTGCATCAACCAGCTGGAGACGATCCAGAAGGGCAAAATCGTCGTCGATGGGCATGACCTCACCGCCGGGGCTAAGAATGTCGATATCGTTCGCCAGGAGACCGGCATGGTCTTCCAGCAGTTCAACCTCTTCCCGCATATGACGGTTCTGGAGAACTGCACGCTGGCGCCGATGAAGGTGCGCGGCATTTCCAAGGTGGAGGCGGAAAAGACCGCCCGCAAATACCTGGAGCGGGTGCGCATTCCCGAACAGGCGGAAAAATATCCCGCCCAGCTTTCCGGCGGCCAGCAGCAGCGCGTGGCGATCGCCCGGGCGCTGTGCATGAATCCCAAGATCATGCTGTTCGACGAGCCGACCTCGGCGCTCGACCCGGAAATGGTCAAGGAAGTGCTCGACACCATGATCGACCTCGCCAAGGAGGGCATGACCATGCTCTGCGTCACCCATGAAATGGGCTTTGCCCGGCAGGTCGCCGACCGGGTGATCTTCATGGATCGCGGCGAGATTCTCGAAACCGCCGCGCCGGAAGAATTCTTCGGCAATCCCAAGAACGAGCGCCTGAAGATCTTCCTCGGACAGATCTCTTGA